The Lycium ferocissimum isolate CSIRO_LF1 unplaced genomic scaffold, AGI_CSIRO_Lferr_CH_V1 ctg8586, whole genome shotgun sequence genome segment ACGTTTCCTCACACAACCAAACAAAAGACAGTACAATAACTGATAATTCCACAAAACTTAAAGCTATATGCCAAGTTATTAAAAATTGCTTGGGAGCACAAGCTCTTAGCTATTAAAATCAACATTCAGTCAAATGAAGTCATCAATATTTGGTACCTACTTGAGAGTATGGGGGGCCAAGGCTAGGCAATGCCTACAGGTAGAAAACCAAATAGCAGAATATAAATttgtcggaaaaaaaaaaaaaactgcgtTGGAGTTTTAGATTTGCCCACGTAACCACAGACTCTAAAGTATACTACTACTATGATAAAACAATGAAGACTCTGTCTTTACAAAATTAGAGGTGACCCACGAAGTTTCATTATTAAAAAgaataattcaaaatttattgtcTGACTTTGAAAAACAGCACAGCATTGCGTAGATTACCCCAACTACACCATGCGCATGTTTATAAGATTTGGAAATGGTCTTTTTCAAATGTAATTGAACATTCCTTATATATTCTTATACCTCATTCTGTCTTTTCCCATATTCTTTTTTGTCTTTGGCCTTCTCCAAAAGGCTTTTATACTTTCAACAAAATACAATATTAATCATTCTCTGATCAATGTCCTTTCCAAGGCCTAATTTCAGCTCCGGAATCCAcaaaaatcatcaacaatactTCTACCAAACTGACTTCTTTGATCATCAGCTTCTTCCAACTACTTCTCTTTCTCACAACAGGTGCAAAGAATTGATTCTCCTAATTCTATAGCccattatttcaaaaaataaagtaatattATTCCTGATTCAAAACATTAGCAAGATCTTGAAATCATGGAGAAGAAAATATTGTTCGGCAAATATGAAATGGGGAAACAATTAGGCAAAGGCACATTCGCTAAAGTTTTCCATGCAACAAACCTTGCCACAGGCGAAAACGTGGCGATCAAAGTGATCAAGAAAGAGATAGTGAAATCTCAAGCACTGATGGAGCAAATCAAGAGGGAAATCTCCGTTATGAGCCTTGTTCGCCACCCTAACATTGTCGAGCTCAAAGAAGTCATGGCAACAAAAACCAAGATCTTCATTGTCATGGAATACGTGAAGGGCGGCGAACTCTTTGCAAAAGTAGCCAAAGGGAGGCTCAAACAAGACGTGGCTCGAAAATATTTTCAGCAGTTGATTAGTGCTGTTGAATTTTGCCACAGTTGTGGTGTTTCTCATCGTGATCTAAAGCCAGAAAATCTCCTTCTTGATGAGAATGAGAATTTGAAGGTGACAGATTTTGGCCTTTCGGCTTTGCCAGAGCAATTACTCAACGATGGGCTTCTTTACACTCAGTGTGGAACTCCAGCCTATATTGCACCTGAGataataagaaataaaggaTATAATGGTGATAAGGCTGATATTTGGTCATGTGGAGTCATATTATATGTTCTTCTTGCAGGGTGTTTACCTTTTCGAGATGCTAACCTTGTGAATCTATATAGAAAGATTTTCAAAGCTGAATATAGGTTTCCTCCATGGTTATCTACAGAAATAAAACGTTTAATATCTAGAATATTAGTCCCTAACCCACAAAAACGGATTAGTATAACAGGAATAATGAAAGACCCTTGGTTTAGAAAAGGTTTTAATAAAATGCCAAATGGGATTTCATCAATTGATCATGAACATGATACAATTTCCATGTTAGATAagtttggaagagaggaatatTTAAAGCATGGAGGGATGATGAAGTCACCATCCTCCCCGGCCTTATTGAATGCTTTTGAATTGATCTCATCAATGTCAGCGGGTGCCAATTTATCAAGCTTGtttgaaaacaagaagaagacgGAGTCCATTTTTACGTCGAGGTGTTCAGCCACAATCATCATGGCCAAGATTCAATTGATGACCAAGAAATTGAATTTTAGGGTTGCAAGAGTCAACAGTTCAACCTTGAGGCTACAAAGTCCCTTCGATGGTCGGAAAGGGCGGTTATTGGTGACCATAGAGGTGTTCAAGGTGGCTCCAGAAGTGGCTGTGGTTAAGTTCTCAAAGATCTCAGGTGACTCACAAGAGTACACCAAGTTTTTTGAGGAGGAGGTAAGACCAAACTTGAAGGACATTGTTCTGTCATggcatgttgaggaagtgttaAGTGGTTGTGACAAGGAAGAGTGCAAAATACCCATGAAGTCATGTGCTAGTTGCAAGGATTTCAGCCAAAATAAGTTAGAAGAAATTGACATAACTGCCAATTTGTCATCCAGCGTGTGAAAAGAATATTGTTTATATAACTCATAAACACTTGGCTTGTATGTCATCTAAGTATTGTATATGTGTGACCTGTGGGTCATGGGTTCAAGCCGTGGAAGCAACTATTAATTCTTGCATTAGGGTCACTGTCAACATCACACCCCTTGGGATGCGGCTCTTCCCCGAACCCTGCTAATGAATGCTTTACGCACTGGGCTGCCCTAAGTATTGTATATGTTGCGATAGGGAAGGGATAATAGATATCTTTTCATGGTGCTATATCCCCTTCATACATTTTATTTCCTTTcattttgtttggttttgattGAGATTTGGACTGCGATATTGTTTGTGATTTTTGAATGAGATTTATAAACAAAGGTAGGTTTTTAACTTGATTGTGATCAATCTCTCTGCCTCTCTTGTTCTTTAAAGTGACCACAAATGTTTAATTTAATAACAACATATCAATCAGACAACATGTTATAACTTCAAGCAACTTATGCTTTATGTTCGAACTTGGTTTAATTTATGTAGGAGCGCTATATTTTAGCTGGGattcatataatatcatgttgTTTCCGTTTGGATCAATTGCAATCAATGTTGCTCCTATTGGGATCAGAACTATTTATCTCGCTCCTATTTGAAACAAGATTCATCTCGCTCCCATTTAGagcaagaagatcatattagctCCCACTTGAAGCCGGATCACTTTTATTCGCATATGATGATAAAGAAGGTTGATTTTGATGACAAACGGATTCATCATCATTCAAAATCCTCCCACCCGAATGAAGTGATCCTAGTTGAGCTGGGTCCTTATTAGGTTCATGAGTAGAGATAAACTTAAACCTACTATCTCCCTCCATGGATAGATGTAACACTTCTTGAGTCGAATTCAGTACGCTCCCACTATAATGCAGCTTCATGAACATGCAATCTTTTTGTGGTTTTGTAGTATCTCATATAGACACTTTTGCTTACTCTTTGGCCTAACAAGCCATGAGAAAGATTCTATACATAAGTTGTGCATCACAGAGGTCTCAAAAAGTACTTAAGATTTTTATTACTCTATAACTCATATGGTGTAGATGTAACTGATTTTGCTAGCACACGATTAAGATCGTAGGCAACAATTAGCACAACATATCTCCCCAATAGGAAACATGTAATTTTgcttgtgttacacctcggaaatttcctgttagtgtacagtgaatagacgagcgaggggtatgatgcataagaggtttggacaagtaagaaatagcatttgatgatcttaattaagatttccaaagacatacaagttaaggaaagaaagttgttaaggaaagcgagttataagttgaagGTATCGggtaagaatttcgagtattaagttaaggatatcttaatgaccctttgaggaagagttataacgtaccttagaatggtattgaagtaaggaacaagtgttaagaaggttccataaggatcggagatcgaacgagtcgacgaaacgatttCGGAAAAATCGGACCAacctacggccggacatgcgcgtataaaatgtatggaccgtatgtccaatcGTAGATTCGATCCGGTAGAGCATACTTcaactggaccagatctacggcggacatacggaccgtataaaacatacggaccgtatgttggtccgtataaactgATCGGGGCTGaagttcatttttatataagggacccttttcatttcattttcatttcccacttcacctccacacttcaagaaagctctagaacactccaaacacttcatccatgagaaatcactagagatcaaagatcatcaacaagaaaatcaagtgAAGGGAACCCATtgaaagtcatccaagtcaagaaaccccaagagagataaagtagggttttggtgctaagggtgaatcaccattctaagcttattcctccatcatctaaggtaagtttcatgatcttcacatattgtttgaagtatttatgagttgaaacacatggatggtagaagagtacaacaaatgggtcatcaaatgtgtaaatagtgtcattattgaatagtagttggattgaatcatggaaatgaatatgttgatgatgtaaatacattataaatgatatttagaacatgaaataagtattggatatgaaagaatacgacgatggacttttagtcatgattatggagaattagGATGGAATtatgaaatacgaatcatgtgaatgaatgacgattgttgttagtgatattgtgattgtcgttatgaatgttgggagttgatatggaatatggcggaaagtagtataaacaaaggaaatgctgcccaaatttctatagctttagtaagtatgtttccacgataatatagctaatgttgatacgaattatcttgaaggtatagacgagtgcactaaaggagaacgagcaagcgatataatagttaaacgacaaaggtatgtgaggctagtcctttctttctaaggcatgagtcctatggcatgatttcctctttcttatgaatgtcccTTCTTTAAGAAGACGatgagcccttgttcatgaatagtcatacgagataagagatatgttacgattatgataacgttaatgacaagctaagtctagagatgctatagtctatgatacgaTGCTCccattaagctaatgaagctatccatagttcattgatgttgatcattacatacactcaccttatgctcgttccttcaaggtaaggcagaatacttatgaatgctcataatgacatcgggggttcacgaccttacgtcaccccgatagggtatgattatctatgagcctctatgcatgtattgctatAAGAATGTTACGATacgtatattatgataagcatgtatgataagtatactatgatgagcatgatataatgagcacatgatgagattacaccgcgcctagttggccgggcagtcaccgccaaggcgggcaacTATACACCATgaccaaatggcatgggcagacaccactagtaggcggcatgagatgataccccggacgcgggaggcctggacgcaggctagtgctaatgctattgctaatgcTATTGactatcacaccgcacctatatggtcgggcagttatacgtttatacatttatgcacatatgatatgatgatgagtatgaaagtaagttagcatgcattacttcctttatgagtcagtcagttacagattgctccttattgatccctccttatttcattgatatttattattgtttatgctttacatactcagtacaatattcgtactgacgtccttttcttcggacgctgtgttcatgcccacaggtagacagggaggtgatctagACTCGAAGCTAGCAGCTGAttagagagcactccattttccggaggtgccattgattattcttttggtacatatctatgtatattcatgattgggcacgacggggtcctgtcccgtccatatgtctagtattccagtagaggctcgtagatacgcagtgtgggtagtatggtcccatggtctgtatgtatatgcatgtatatatattattttgatagccgaagggcttatgttgatgaaagtaattatgtttcaaatgatgatatactTCTACGATTATGAGCATAAAGTATGAATAAGAGCATACACGTAGCagcatgagtggtgttcggtgggtagccccggatactcgtcatggcccgtagttcgggtcgtgacagcttgCGTCATCATCGATCTAACCATTTCAACGAGCATTCTGTTTTTGCTTTCCACAACACCttttgttttgaaatattgGAATAGTCAACTTATCGACAATTTCACTTTCATCACCAAAAAAACTCATTTAATTGGGCCAAGACGCATCCATAGGGCTCACCTCGATCTCCGATTTCAATGATACTTTTTGTTTGCTCGaaagttataaatatttgatgtttcatattttttaaataatttttggacactgaaaattatttttcccgtATTTAATACCATTCTGAAAATGTTAATTATTATgtggtatttttcaaaaaaaaaaaaacgaaaaataattATATGATGCAAATAACATGTCTGTTACTCACTCTCCCTTAAAATCtatgaaaataaaaatccaATTTTCTAAGTGAAATTAGGTATAGATGTGGATTTTCTCCTTGATTTGTTCTAGTAAAAgtatgaaaatcattttttctgATATAATGAAATTATTCTATTGATATATAAGTGTATCTAGAATAAAATCTGAATTTTTCTACTTGGAGTGtatatttttgtttatatatcACTTGTTtaatcaagaaataaaaatattaatgaaatattttataTGGTGACTTAGCTTGAGTTGATATGATTATTTATAGACGATGATTGGAAACATAGTGAACTTTTGACGCTaggatttatttttatgtttagtaGTCAGTCAATTTGctaaatacgagcaattacatagaaccacaagaagtaaaggttaaaggaaatgaaaaataaataatataaaaacaaaaatacatttaaaaaaataaaaataattaaaagtaaaaataaaaatagaaattaaaataatagaaataaaaaataaattaaaaaacaaaagaaattaaaataacagaaataaaaaataaaaagaaattaaaataaacaaaaaagaaacaaactaaaaagtaaccttgtaattacagggtgtaattacacccaattctcaacccacccccccccccaaccccccccccccccgatgaGGGGtgaagagtgtaattacaccctcacAATTaaacccaattccaattacctgggtggctttccaaacaggcctaAAATGATCACCAACAAGACGATAGAAAAtgtgaaagaatattttttgtGACTAAAGTTTAATGGTCCAGTTCTGATCAAAAGGGTTACTATGCTAGTGATCACACTAAGTCTAAGTACTTCATAATGAGTCTAAAAAGGTATTTTATATTCCTTATGCTAGTAACATATGTGTTGCTAGCTGTGTTTTCTCTTTCTGAGATTAATCTATTGTCGTAATTGATTTAGGAGCCGTGTACCACATAGTGAGGGACGTGAAGCCTTTGTGGACTTCAATGGGTCTCACATGCGTAATGTGGACATATGTAGAAAACACCACTAAGGTTGTTAAAAGGATCGTATCATATGAATTAGTTGTACGTAAAAATCGAGACTTTATCCTGCATAACACTTTAATTGCTCCTTAAACTTTCAAGGATATTGCGTCTCTGTTGGTTTATTACATTTAGGtttcatttggaattttcaGGACACTAAGACGTAGGAACAATTTATTTTGGTTTATGGTTTtatcaaaaatgattttatggTTTTTAGTTCCTTTAATCCAACTGTTAgtgggatttgaatttggaatatCAAGGtaaattttgaacccccttaacCACTAAGCAAACCTCTAGTCTTGTGTTTAATTGATTCAAAATCTATTATATgtgtacaaaaaaataaaaaaaatgattaccTTATATAAACAGTGTAATTGTTGTGTTACC includes the following:
- the LOC132045924 gene encoding CBL-interacting serine/threonine-protein kinase 5-like, with the protein product MEKKILFGKYEMGKQLGKGTFAKVFHATNLATGENVAIKVIKKEIVKSQALMEQIKREISVMSLVRHPNIVELKEVMATKTKIFIVMEYVKGGELFAKVAKGRLKQDVARKYFQQLISAVEFCHSCGVSHRDLKPENLLLDENENLKVTDFGLSALPEQLLNDGLLYTQCGTPAYIAPEIIRNKGYNGDKADIWSCGVILYVLLAGCLPFRDANLVNLYRKIFKAEYRFPPWLSTEIKRLISRILVPNPQKRISITGIMKDPWFRKGFNKMPNGISSIDHEHDTISMLDKFGREEYLKHGGMMKSPSSPALLNAFELISSMSAGANLSSLFENKKKTESIFTSRCSATIIMAKIQLMTKKLNFRVARVNSSTLRLQSPFDGRKGRLLVTIEVFKVAPEVAVVKFSKISGDSQEYTKFFEEEVRPNLKDIVLSWHVEEVLSGCDKEECKIPMKSCASCKDFSQNKLEEIDITANLSSSV